One Edaphobacter bradus DNA window includes the following coding sequences:
- a CDS encoding NfeD family protein: MNWPAIHRNTAGSSVRQLVSLLSLLCCIGVFAQTQPANQPVVLKLTLHDTIQPVTAGYLSRGLAEASRRHASAVLVSLGTPGGLLDSTRLMVQTIENSPIPVIFYVSPSGSRAASAGFFLLESADVAAMAPGTNAGAAHPIIEGGEKIDPALKEKIENDAEAFLRSYASRRNRNLDAAIDAVRNSKSYSDDEALKLNLIDLTAPDDATLLNTLDNRTIHRFNGATETLHLRDATIVTFAPSLRERLLGRLTNPDLAVLLLVLGGLLIYLEFNVPGTIVPGSLGTLLVLLGLFGLNLLPVRHTAVALLFAAFILIVLEAKFASHGALGLAGVISLVFGLATLVDAPIPELRVHTAVALAAGLGFGIITLCLAWIAVRARRSKILTGPQAMVGATAIIRSPLSLAGHDSGQVEIRGELWQARLLNPTPNDLPVGSEVRVSSVDGLTLLVEPSPSFPSARPSGKVD; encoded by the coding sequence ATGAACTGGCCAGCCATACATCGCAATACCGCTGGATCAAGCGTCAGGCAGCTTGTTTCGCTTCTGTCTCTGCTGTGCTGTATCGGCGTCTTCGCCCAAACTCAACCCGCAAACCAACCCGTCGTCCTCAAGCTCACCCTCCACGACACCATCCAGCCCGTCACTGCCGGCTATCTCTCGCGCGGCCTCGCTGAGGCCTCCCGGCGTCACGCCTCCGCCGTCCTCGTCTCCCTCGGCACCCCCGGCGGGCTTCTCGACTCTACCCGCCTCATGGTTCAGACCATCGAGAACTCTCCCATCCCAGTCATCTTCTACGTCTCACCCTCTGGCAGCCGCGCCGCCTCAGCAGGTTTCTTCCTCCTCGAATCCGCCGATGTCGCCGCCATGGCTCCCGGCACCAACGCCGGAGCCGCGCACCCCATCATCGAAGGCGGCGAAAAGATCGATCCCGCCCTCAAAGAAAAAATCGAGAACGACGCCGAAGCCTTCCTTCGCTCCTACGCCTCCCGACGCAACCGCAACCTCGACGCCGCCATCGACGCCGTCCGCAACTCCAAGTCCTACAGCGACGATGAGGCCCTCAAGCTCAACCTCATCGATCTCACCGCCCCCGACGACGCCACCCTCCTCAACACCCTCGACAACCGCACCATCCATCGCTTCAACGGAGCCACCGAGACCCTCCACCTCCGCGACGCCACCATCGTCACTTTCGCGCCATCCCTCCGCGAGCGTCTCCTCGGCCGCCTCACCAACCCCGATCTCGCCGTCCTGCTTCTCGTCCTCGGAGGCCTGCTCATCTACCTTGAGTTCAACGTCCCTGGAACCATTGTTCCCGGATCCCTCGGCACCCTGCTCGTTCTCCTCGGACTATTCGGCCTCAATCTCCTCCCCGTTCGCCACACCGCCGTCGCGCTTCTCTTCGCCGCCTTCATCCTCATCGTGCTCGAAGCCAAGTTCGCCAGCCACGGAGCTCTCGGCCTCGCCGGAGTCATCTCTCTCGTCTTCGGACTCGCCACGCTCGTCGACGCCCCCATCCCCGAGTTGCGCGTCCACACCGCCGTCGCCCTTGCCGCCGGACTAGGCTTCGGCATCATCACGCTCTGCCTCGCGTGGATCGCAGTCCGCGCTCGTCGCAGCAAAATCCTCACAGGCCCTCAGGCCATGGTTGGAGCCACCGCCATCATCCGCTCGCCGCTCTCGCTCGCAGGCCACGACAGCGGACAAGTCGAGATCCGCGGCGAGCTCTGGCAGGCCCGTCTCCTCAATCCCACCCCCAACGACCTGCCCGTCGGCTCCGAGGTCCGGGTCAGCTCCGTCGATGGCCTCACCCTCCTCGTTGAACCTTCGCCGTCCTTCCCGTCCGCCAGACCCTCGGGCAAGGTAGACTGA
- a CDS encoding tetratricopeptide repeat protein, translated as MLWPTRLRSKRCSHWLPLAILLCTLTGLAKQSPDNPGNGGHFVLVLPFENRSGQSNLSWIGDSFPDTLNQRLNSAGFLTISRDDRLYALDHLGLPLDFKPTRATTIRIAQTLDANIVVIGSFNVSNGRITVQAQVLDVNNLHMSAPLEDSAELPRLFDVQNAVAWKIARQIDPKFNVAQGTFLAAPGQVKLSAFENYIRGVTAPTPQERIMRLQLAVQEAPTYTAALLALGKTQYSERDFDHAAATLQKIPHTDPRALEANFYLGLARFNSARYADAESAFAFVASRLPLPEVVNNQAVASSRQGHDAVPLFQRAVAADPNDADFHYNLAVSLLRRGDFAGAQREIDQALKLHPHDTEAAELKTRISQGRASTPKNVSSRPERSGVEEPALSLSKGPASLSAQPKSQPSNDVEPVERIRRTYSETSFRQAAFQLDQMRAMRMATLPPAERASQYVQLGRDYLAQGLVPEAEQQFQSALAADPKSSLAHAGLAQVREQSGNLAEARAEAQTSLKLSPNAEAWLVLARIELHDNQTAASATDVSNALKLEPKNSAAQGMRQALASRGQSLP; from the coding sequence GTGCTCTGGCCTACTCGACTCCGCTCCAAACGGTGCAGCCACTGGCTGCCACTGGCGATTCTTCTCTGCACCCTCACCGGCCTCGCAAAACAGTCGCCCGACAATCCCGGCAACGGAGGCCACTTCGTCCTCGTCCTGCCCTTCGAGAACCGCTCCGGTCAGTCGAACCTGAGCTGGATCGGCGACTCCTTTCCCGACACCCTCAACCAGCGCCTGAACTCCGCCGGCTTCCTCACCATCTCGCGCGATGATCGTCTCTACGCACTCGATCATCTCGGCCTTCCCCTCGACTTCAAGCCCACCCGCGCCACCACCATCCGCATCGCCCAGACCCTCGACGCGAACATCGTCGTCATCGGCAGCTTCAACGTCTCCAACGGCCGCATCACCGTTCAGGCCCAGGTCCTCGACGTCAATAACCTGCACATGTCCGCCCCGCTCGAAGACTCCGCCGAGCTCCCCCGCCTCTTCGACGTCCAGAACGCCGTCGCATGGAAGATCGCCCGACAGATCGACCCCAAATTCAACGTCGCCCAGGGGACCTTCCTCGCCGCCCCCGGCCAGGTCAAGCTCAGCGCCTTTGAGAACTACATCCGCGGCGTTACCGCGCCCACACCACAGGAGCGCATCATGCGCCTTCAGCTCGCCGTGCAGGAGGCTCCAACCTACACCGCCGCGCTCCTCGCCCTCGGCAAGACCCAGTACAGCGAGCGCGACTTCGACCACGCTGCCGCGACGCTTCAAAAGATCCCGCACACCGATCCCCGCGCCCTCGAAGCCAACTTCTACCTCGGCCTCGCGCGCTTCAACTCCGCCCGCTACGCCGACGCCGAATCCGCTTTCGCCTTCGTCGCCAGCCGCCTTCCGCTTCCCGAGGTCGTCAACAATCAGGCCGTTGCCTCCAGCCGTCAGGGCCACGACGCCGTCCCGCTCTTCCAGCGTGCCGTCGCCGCCGATCCCAACGACGCCGACTTCCACTACAACCTCGCCGTCTCCCTCCTCCGTCGCGGCGACTTCGCCGGAGCCCAGCGCGAGATCGATCAGGCCCTCAAGCTCCACCCTCACGACACCGAGGCCGCCGAGCTCAAGACACGCATCTCCCAAGGCCGAGCATCCACACCCAAGAATGTGTCATCCCGACCGGAGCGGAGCGGAGTGGAGGAGCCTGCCCTGAGCCTGTCGAAGGGACCTGCTTCTCTCTCCGCGCAGCCAAAGTCGCAACCATCAAACGATGTCGAACCCGTCGAGCGCATCCGCCGCACCTACTCCGAGACCTCCTTCCGCCAGGCCGCCTTCCAGCTCGACCAGATGCGCGCGATGCGCATGGCCACCCTGCCTCCTGCCGAGCGAGCCAGCCAGTACGTGCAGCTCGGTCGCGACTACCTCGCCCAGGGCCTCGTCCCCGAGGCCGAGCAGCAGTTCCAGTCCGCCCTCGCCGCCGATCCGAAATCCTCCCTCGCACACGCCGGCCTCGCCCAGGTCCGCGAGCAGAGCGGCAACCTCGCCGAAGCGCGCGCCGAGGCGCAGACCTCTCTCAAGCTCAGCCCCAACGCCGAAGCCTGGCTCGTCCTCGCCCGCATCGAGCTCCACGACAACCAGACCGCCGCCTCTGCCACCGATGTCAGCAACGCCCTCAAGCTCGAACCGAAGAACTCCGCAGCCCAGGGCATGAGACAGGCCCTGGCCTCCCGCGGCCAGTCCCTCCCATGA
- a CDS encoding ArnT family glycosyltransferase, which produces MSSSARRAHKAPGDVPLWLLFPLLFVAVYLSHYTLLRLPYFWDEAGYYIPAAWDFYRTGNLIPQTTLTNAHPPLPSILLASWWHLSGYVISGTRTFTVMVTAAALLGLYKLSRSLLTIPAAVTVVLLTAIYPVWFAQSTLAHADIFAAAFTLWGLALYFDPNTENQILASAVFSFAVLSKETAIVTPFALALFEAALFLRAKGQPRQRRFHALWIASLLSPVLPLVAWYAYHRYRTGFIFGNPEFLRYNATANLGHARIALSLWHRLLHLATHMNMFVPVTCAIAALLIPITPASPRQTVPRRAFATIFVILAANWIAFSVLGGALLTRYLLPMYPLVILLCVATWRRHLRQWMWLAALSAIAFLCGIWINPPYAFAPEDNLTYRDMVVLHLQAIHLIERQYPQATVLTAWPATIEMSRPELGYTRTPIRTTSIENFSFDQIQRAAADPGSYDTALIFSTKLEPAVNQLNLGKSSERANTKYFDFHHDLSPSEAAALLHGEIVWQARRKGEWAAVLRFPRIVDASLSPAP; this is translated from the coding sequence GTGTCCTCCTCCGCAAGACGTGCGCACAAAGCCCCGGGCGACGTACCGCTCTGGCTTCTCTTTCCACTCCTATTCGTCGCTGTCTATCTCTCCCACTACACCCTGCTGCGCCTTCCCTACTTCTGGGACGAGGCCGGCTACTACATTCCCGCCGCGTGGGACTTCTACCGCACCGGCAACCTCATCCCCCAGACCACCCTCACCAACGCCCATCCGCCGCTGCCTTCCATCCTCCTCGCCTCCTGGTGGCATCTCTCCGGCTACGTCATCAGCGGAACCCGGACGTTCACCGTCATGGTCACCGCGGCCGCACTGCTCGGTCTCTATAAGCTGAGCCGCTCGCTCCTCACCATCCCCGCCGCCGTCACTGTCGTCCTCCTCACCGCCATCTACCCCGTCTGGTTCGCGCAGAGCACTCTCGCCCACGCCGACATCTTCGCCGCAGCCTTCACCCTCTGGGGACTCGCCCTCTACTTCGATCCGAACACCGAGAACCAGATCCTCGCCTCTGCCGTCTTCTCCTTCGCCGTTCTCTCTAAAGAGACCGCCATCGTCACTCCCTTCGCGCTCGCGCTCTTTGAGGCCGCACTCTTCCTCCGCGCAAAGGGCCAGCCTCGCCAGCGCCGCTTCCACGCCCTCTGGATCGCCTCGCTCCTCTCGCCCGTCCTGCCCCTCGTCGCCTGGTACGCCTACCACCGCTACCGGACCGGCTTCATCTTCGGCAACCCTGAATTTCTCCGCTACAACGCCACCGCCAACCTCGGGCACGCGCGCATCGCGCTCTCGCTATGGCATCGTCTGCTGCATCTGGCGACGCACATGAACATGTTCGTGCCCGTCACCTGCGCCATCGCAGCGCTGCTCATCCCCATCACCCCGGCAAGCCCGCGTCAGACCGTTCCCCGCCGCGCCTTCGCCACCATCTTCGTCATTCTCGCGGCCAACTGGATCGCCTTCTCCGTCCTCGGCGGCGCTCTGCTCACCCGCTATCTGTTGCCGATGTACCCGCTCGTAATCCTCCTCTGCGTGGCAACATGGCGTCGTCATCTCCGCCAGTGGATGTGGCTCGCCGCCCTCAGCGCCATCGCCTTCCTCTGCGGCATCTGGATCAATCCGCCCTACGCCTTCGCCCCCGAGGACAACCTCACCTACCGCGACATGGTCGTCCTCCATCTGCAGGCCATCCATCTCATCGAGCGCCAGTACCCGCAGGCCACCGTCCTCACTGCCTGGCCCGCCACCATCGAGATGTCCCGTCCCGAGCTCGGCTACACCCGCACGCCCATCCGCACAACCTCCATCGAAAACTTCAGCTTCGACCAGATCCAGAGGGCCGCCGCCGACCCCGGCTCCTACGACACCGCCCTCATCTTCTCCACCAAACTGGAGCCCGCCGTCAACCAGCTCAACCTCGGCAAATCCAGCGAGCGTGCGAACACCAAATACTTCGACTTCCACCACGACCTCTCCCCTTCCGAAGCCGCCGCGCTGCTTCACGGCGAGATCGTCTGGCAGGCGCGCCGCAAAGGCGAGTGGGCTGCCGTCCTCCGCTTCCCCCGCATCGTCGATGCCTCGCTTTCCCCTGCTCCATAA
- a CDS encoding DUF3467 domain-containing protein has protein sequence MSQQKPPANPAPQSPDQPRLTLTNTPDYRDGYANSVQVRMSVWDFFLVFGTMSQNTPGELDVRNFQGIYLSPQQAKALFNVLGHNLAQYEQAFGSIALEQNPAQQLPQPNGPVH, from the coding sequence ATGAGCCAGCAGAAGCCACCCGCCAATCCCGCCCCGCAGTCTCCTGACCAGCCCAGGCTCACCCTCACCAACACTCCCGACTACCGCGACGGCTACGCCAACAGCGTTCAGGTCCGCATGTCCGTCTGGGACTTCTTCCTCGTCTTCGGAACCATGTCCCAGAACACACCCGGCGAGCTCGACGTCCGCAACTTCCAGGGCATCTATCTCAGCCCGCAGCAGGCCAAAGCCCTCTTCAACGTCCTCGGCCACAACCTCGCCCAGTACGAGCAGGCCTTCGGCTCCATTGCGCTCGAACAGAACCCTGCTCAGCAGCTTCCCCAACCCAACGGGCCTGTCCACTAA
- a CDS encoding tyrosine-type recombinase/integrase has product MNATALEAFRTLQRSAKDNKGPVFLNSDGNPMRAHRDWFDPAVESAGVQSYTWHCNRHTFASHLAMAGNGIATIAKLMGHRTIQMSMRYSHLSPDFNQSAVESLDVMFGQKDTIADTDKQMTS; this is encoded by the coding sequence CTGAACGCTACTGCTCTCGAAGCATTCCGAACTCTTCAACGTTCCGCAAAGGACAACAAGGGGCCGGTCTTTCTAAACTCCGATGGGAATCCAATGCGTGCTCACCGCGATTGGTTTGACCCAGCCGTGGAGAGTGCAGGTGTGCAGAGCTACACATGGCACTGTAACCGCCATACTTTCGCCTCGCATCTGGCAATGGCAGGTAATGGTATCGCGACTATCGCCAAACTCATGGGACATCGTACAATTCAAATGTCGATGCGCTATAGCCACCTCAGCCCAGACTTCAATCAAAGCGCGGTAGAGAGCCTTGACGTGATGTTTGGGCAAAAGGACACCATAGCGGACACCGACAAACAAATGACCTCGTAA
- a CDS encoding SinI family restriction endonuclease: protein MLPVSKNEFLAIARKIAASEGRPVEANFAAFLSFAHDNPFIINQKDKIHLETAKTRGQIETFLSKYVRQNLAARDERISYSQVATIADPAVDVVLEVFGKHPKHELARASQYHRASMAAENMVGGLLEHYLAKQLEPHGWFWCACNIIRGVDFFKDGNPITLLQVKNRSNSENSSSSLIRKTLLEHGCPVEIDKWHRTNSQTGQTCWDELPGNSRLQLASEEGFHKFLRTYIR, encoded by the coding sequence GTGCTCCCAGTAAGTAAGAATGAGTTCCTCGCAATCGCGAGAAAAATTGCTGCGTCCGAAGGTCGGCCCGTCGAAGCAAATTTTGCGGCATTCCTTTCGTTCGCACACGACAACCCATTCATCATCAATCAAAAGGACAAAATCCATTTGGAAACCGCTAAAACGCGGGGACAAATTGAGACCTTTCTAAGCAAATACGTCCGCCAAAACCTCGCAGCGAGAGATGAGCGAATCTCTTACAGCCAAGTAGCGACCATCGCGGATCCTGCGGTGGATGTCGTTCTGGAAGTGTTTGGTAAACATCCCAAGCACGAACTGGCCCGAGCAAGCCAATACCATCGCGCGTCAATGGCTGCTGAAAACATGGTCGGAGGACTTCTTGAGCACTACCTTGCAAAACAGTTGGAGCCACACGGATGGTTCTGGTGCGCGTGCAACATCATTCGCGGTGTGGACTTCTTCAAGGACGGAAACCCCATCACCTTGCTGCAGGTCAAGAACAGAAGTAACAGTGAAAACAGTTCCAGTTCTTTGATTCGAAAAACTCTGCTCGAACATGGGTGTCCGGTCGAAATCGATAAATGGCACCGTACGAATTCCCAAACAGGTCAAACTTGCTGGGATGAACTCCCCGGCAATTCTCGTTTGCAGCTAGCGAGCGAAGAAGGCTTCCACAAGTTTTTGCGAACTTATATTCGATAG
- a CDS encoding very short patch repair endonuclease: MERHLRLKLENGTFAGVTPTRSSIMSAIRGKSNKTTEGSLRLALVRAGVAGWRLHARDVPGRPDFYFDVEKLAVFVDGCFWHGCSRCGHVPKTRSEFWGEKFRRNKARDRRVNRTLRRDGIRVIRFWEHSFKDQTQRDRAINRIRKALGM; this comes from the coding sequence ATGGAACGCCACCTCAGACTCAAGCTGGAGAACGGCACCTTCGCCGGGGTCACCCCAACCCGTTCATCCATTATGTCGGCCATCAGAGGCAAAAGCAATAAGACAACCGAAGGCTCGTTGCGGCTGGCACTAGTGCGCGCAGGGGTTGCAGGATGGCGACTTCACGCCCGAGACGTCCCTGGCCGACCTGACTTTTATTTCGATGTGGAAAAGTTGGCTGTTTTTGTGGATGGTTGCTTTTGGCACGGATGCTCAAGGTGCGGACACGTTCCAAAGACACGGAGTGAATTTTGGGGCGAGAAGTTCAGACGGAACAAGGCCCGTGACCGCCGGGTGAATCGAACACTTCGTCGTGATGGCATACGAGTCATTCGATTCTGGGAACATAGCTTCAAAGATCAAACACAGCGAGACAGGGCGATCAATCGAATTCGCAAGGCTCTAGGTATGTAA
- a CDS encoding DNA cytosine methyltransferase has translation MATRRKIPIQPDGGSGSDRKFISFFSGALGLDIGLHQAGLHCLALDEFDKAAGWTIRTNLKTIYGENAPKFYSNDVRELTADLLRSDLCVQTEELFAIVGGPPCQAFSTAGKRLGLNDERGNVFLHFINLIAELRPKYAIFENVRGILSAPFIHRPHNERGKGFPALSAEELPGGALLHILEMLEASGYTTTFTLYNTANFGVPQGRERVIFFASREGKSIPFIRPTHSQDGRDGLQSWRTFRDAVQGLDSTVVTAGKFPESRLQYYRMLREGQNWRNLPSELQREAMGASYHSGGGKTGFYRRLAWDKPSPTLVTCPTMPATDLCHPEEDRPLSVEEYAAIQTFPPEYVFEGSLADRYRQIGNAVPCLFGKAIGEHIIAFDEGRLTTEDTSSKLSRYVGTDHLSWREAAQQPRQESLFT, from the coding sequence TTGGCAACTCGTCGAAAAATTCCCATACAACCCGATGGGGGATCCGGCTCCGATAGGAAGTTTATATCCTTCTTTTCTGGTGCGTTGGGCTTGGACATTGGCCTCCATCAAGCCGGACTCCATTGCCTTGCACTCGATGAATTCGACAAGGCTGCAGGGTGGACGATCAGAACCAATCTCAAGACGATATATGGCGAGAATGCGCCAAAATTCTATTCAAACGATGTACGAGAACTGACAGCAGACTTGCTCCGCAGTGATCTCTGCGTCCAGACTGAAGAACTCTTCGCGATCGTCGGCGGCCCTCCGTGCCAAGCATTCTCGACGGCGGGAAAACGGCTCGGATTGAATGATGAACGCGGAAACGTCTTCCTCCACTTCATCAACTTGATTGCTGAGCTTCGCCCGAAATATGCAATTTTTGAGAATGTGCGAGGAATACTGTCCGCCCCGTTTATTCATCGGCCCCACAATGAACGAGGCAAAGGATTTCCTGCGCTCAGTGCTGAAGAGTTGCCAGGTGGTGCTTTGTTGCACATCTTGGAGATGCTAGAGGCCAGCGGGTACACAACTACCTTCACGCTGTACAACACCGCAAACTTCGGCGTCCCTCAGGGGCGAGAGAGAGTCATTTTCTTCGCTTCAAGGGAAGGAAAGTCGATACCCTTCATCCGTCCGACACACAGTCAAGATGGGCGCGATGGATTGCAAAGTTGGCGCACATTTCGAGATGCCGTCCAAGGATTGGACTCCACTGTAGTGACTGCAGGAAAGTTCCCGGAGTCTAGGTTGCAATACTATCGAATGCTCCGTGAAGGTCAGAACTGGCGGAACCTACCCTCAGAGCTTCAACGCGAGGCCATGGGAGCCAGCTATCACTCCGGCGGGGGGAAGACTGGTTTTTACCGTCGGTTGGCGTGGGACAAGCCCTCCCCTACGCTCGTTACATGTCCGACCATGCCAGCAACCGATCTCTGTCATCCCGAGGAAGATCGCCCTCTGTCTGTTGAAGAGTACGCCGCTATTCAAACATTTCCTCCAGAGTACGTCTTTGAGGGATCCCTTGCTGACAGATATCGGCAGATTGGGAATGCCGTTCCGTGTCTCTTCGGGAAGGCAATAGGGGAGCACATCATCGCTTTTGACGAAGGAAGACTTACGACTGAAGACACGTCATCAAAGCTGAGTCGATATGTTGGTACTGACCATCTGAGTTGGAGAGAGGCCGCGCAACAGCCACGGCAAGAATCACTTTTTACCTGA
- a CDS encoding helix-turn-helix domain-containing protein, translating into MSAYSIVRNTSVVRTLQQKLGRRIALLRTRVGITQEMLAERTSYSVDFIGLIERGVNAPTLARLKDIADALSVEVWHLFCPEVMLPKDKSGKK; encoded by the coding sequence GTGTCAGCTTACTCCATTGTGAGAAACACTTCCGTAGTGAGAACGCTGCAGCAAAAGCTAGGGAGACGCATCGCTCTCCTCAGGACGCGAGTTGGGATAACCCAGGAAATGTTGGCCGAACGAACCTCATATTCAGTCGACTTTATAGGACTTATTGAAAGAGGAGTGAACGCTCCAACCTTAGCCCGTCTGAAGGACATCGCGGATGCCTTATCAGTAGAGGTCTGGCACCTGTTTTGTCCCGAAGTCATGCTGCCCAAAGACAAATCAGGTAAAAAGTGA
- a CDS encoding bestrophin family protein, which yields MHAGRHYSLRELIVWTRRETFVFLLLATIPTLLHIYLGWASLIIPWLPIALVGTAVAFITGFKNSASYSRLWEARQIWGAIVNDSRTWGLMVSNFVAPGSGAQRRLIYRHLAWLTALRYQLREPRSWENTTRRHNVEYRKFYRIVEWEGDLRAELEALLDPAEIEFLLKNKNTATQLIAMQSKEIRELTVERSLGEAPRLEMQHTLSLLLDSQGNCERIKNFPYPRQFATLNLLFVWLFILMVPYGLLQEFEKIGAAFTWMTIPAAVVVCWVFHTMDKIGDASENPFSGSPNDVPITSLSRVIEIDLREMLGEREIPAPIQPVNNILM from the coding sequence ATGCACGCCGGGCGACACTACTCGCTGCGGGAACTCATCGTGTGGACACGGCGGGAAACTTTCGTCTTTCTTCTGCTCGCCACAATCCCGACTCTTCTACACATCTACCTGGGCTGGGCGTCTTTGATCATTCCCTGGTTGCCGATTGCGCTGGTGGGTACTGCCGTCGCGTTCATAACGGGCTTTAAGAACAGCGCTTCATACAGCCGGCTTTGGGAGGCGCGGCAAATCTGGGGAGCGATCGTCAATGATAGCCGTACGTGGGGGCTGATGGTGTCGAACTTTGTTGCGCCGGGTAGCGGAGCACAGCGCAGGTTGATTTATCGCCATCTTGCGTGGTTGACTGCGCTCCGCTACCAGCTGCGCGAGCCGCGCAGCTGGGAGAACACGACCCGCCGCCATAATGTCGAATACCGGAAGTTCTATCGCATCGTGGAATGGGAGGGCGACCTGCGGGCGGAGCTGGAAGCATTGCTCGACCCTGCAGAGATCGAATTCCTGTTGAAGAACAAGAACACCGCAACACAGTTAATTGCGATGCAGTCGAAGGAAATCCGGGAGCTTACTGTCGAGCGTAGTTTGGGCGAGGCCCCACGATTGGAAATGCAGCACACGTTGTCCTTGCTGTTGGACAGCCAGGGCAATTGCGAGCGCATCAAGAATTTCCCCTACCCTCGGCAGTTCGCGACTCTGAACTTGCTCTTCGTCTGGCTTTTCATCCTGATGGTGCCTTACGGTCTTTTGCAGGAGTTCGAGAAGATTGGCGCGGCTTTCACCTGGATGACGATTCCCGCCGCCGTCGTGGTTTGCTGGGTGTTTCATACCATGGATAAGATCGGCGACGCCTCCGAGAATCCCTTCTCGGGAAGCCCGAATGATGTACCGATCACCTCACTAAGCCGCGTTATCGAAATCGATTTGCGGGAAATGCTGGGAGAGCGGGAGATTCCCGCGCCGATTCAGCCCGTGAACAACATCCTGATGTGA
- a CDS encoding PP2C family protein-serine/threonine phosphatase, giving the protein MNAEVKTVLLVDDEPANIQIVNSILKDSYKTRIATNGAKALELANQAPPPDLILLDVMMPEMDGYEVCSRLKLADHTRDIPVIFLTGQTEIAEETKGFEVGAVDYIHKPFSPAIVQARVRTHLVLRGIREQLANQLQTIKCEMDTARQIQLSILPREVPAIKGLNIAARYIPMTSVAGDFYDFIRIDEHRIGILVADVSGHGMPAALISSMLKIALDGQTEVATDPARVLAGLNHALCGKFKGHFVTAVYVVVDTERQSLLYAGAGHPPVIFREQSAGETRDLVENGLFLGCFPQASYTSAEIPFKAGDWGVLYTDGILEMTNPSDEQFGIDRFKQFLQDHHHLPVEQFVDALLHELSQWSDVASGREQEDDLTLLAFHFENPVSLPASRQ; this is encoded by the coding sequence ATGAATGCCGAAGTGAAAACCGTATTACTTGTAGACGATGAACCCGCAAACATCCAGATTGTGAACTCGATTCTCAAAGACAGCTATAAGACTCGCATCGCGACGAATGGCGCAAAGGCGTTGGAACTTGCCAATCAGGCCCCGCCTCCAGATTTGATCCTCCTGGACGTCATGATGCCGGAGATGGACGGGTACGAAGTTTGCTCCCGTCTCAAGTTAGCGGACCATACGCGGGACATTCCCGTAATCTTCCTGACGGGTCAAACTGAGATTGCCGAAGAAACAAAGGGCTTCGAGGTCGGGGCGGTCGACTACATCCATAAGCCCTTCTCGCCAGCGATCGTACAAGCCAGGGTGCGTACACACCTTGTGCTGCGCGGCATACGCGAACAACTAGCGAACCAATTGCAAACCATCAAGTGTGAAATGGATACCGCGCGGCAGATTCAATTGTCCATTTTGCCGCGCGAGGTCCCGGCAATCAAGGGTCTGAATATTGCAGCCCGTTATATTCCCATGACGTCGGTGGCAGGCGACTTCTACGATTTTATTCGGATCGACGAGCACCGGATCGGCATTCTGGTCGCGGACGTATCCGGTCACGGCATGCCCGCAGCGCTGATCTCCTCCATGCTCAAGATTGCGCTCGACGGTCAAACCGAAGTTGCCACGGATCCCGCGCGTGTGTTGGCTGGGCTGAATCATGCGTTGTGTGGAAAATTCAAAGGGCACTTCGTAACCGCAGTATATGTGGTGGTCGACACGGAAAGGCAAAGCCTGCTCTATGCAGGTGCTGGGCACCCGCCAGTTATTTTCAGGGAGCAGTCGGCAGGCGAGACACGCGACTTAGTCGAGAACGGTTTGTTCCTTGGTTGTTTCCCCCAAGCCTCATACACTTCTGCGGAGATACCCTTCAAAGCGGGCGACTGGGGTGTGCTTTACACCGATGGAATACTGGAGATGACCAATCCTTCAGATGAACAATTTGGAATCGATCGCTTCAAACAGTTTCTCCAGGATCATCATCATTTACCAGTGGAGCAGTTCGTCGACGCGCTTCTTCATGAGTTGTCGCAGTGGTCCGATGTTGCTTCCGGCCGGGAACAGGAGGACGACCTCACGCTCTTGGCTTTCCATTTCGAGAACCCCGTCAGCCTGCCAGCTTCCAGGCAGTGA